The following are from one region of the Anaeropeptidivorans aminofermentans genome:
- a CDS encoding MutS-related protein, which yields MREEYLKNIEEARQIQVKYEKWHTKLGYIKLIDIGLFLLCLYLTIKSVDFPKILLTIIFFEAYFLLMVVHHKAVQFLENAKRMERVFQDYIDRMDGNWTSFKDTGEEFKEKGHGYCEDIDILGKSSVFQLLNTAKTYLGRRFFAEDLLNPEQDCKEIDARQDAVIELSENLKFVTELQCFGSRVNKDLNMNNIINAIKGEKGQNKAGILDYITFVLPVFTVVVTVFSFILKRPELYIAFFVLFAAQALLWLFGMIKLFSYLGRIADENYKTRPYVEMFKLIEGRTFESPLLKNIKSKYIIGDKKASDAMEELSLIIGAINVKRHGILYFVLNLMLLWDYNCAFALKKWRVKYESHIEEWFTGIGHIESLMSFGTLKLIEEKVSIPSIKEGKKIVAEELGHPLINVKERVNNNVSLDDKIFIISGSNMSGKTTFLRTLGVNMVLGLNGGYVLASHMEIPVIGIISSMRNMDDLGEGTSTFYAELKKIKQILEEAEKGNVLFLIDEIFKGTNSTDRLKGAEAVIKKLDNFSAIGLITTHDLELCNIEDGKRIKNYSFKESYESGRIHFDYILREGKSESTNAKYLMEMLGIV from the coding sequence ATGAGAGAAGAATATTTAAAAAACATAGAGGAAGCCAGGCAAATACAGGTAAAATATGAAAAATGGCATACGAAGCTGGGATATATAAAGCTTATAGATATAGGGCTTTTTTTGCTGTGCCTTTATTTGACTATAAAATCCGTCGATTTTCCTAAAATATTATTGACGATTATCTTTTTTGAAGCTTATTTTCTGCTGATGGTAGTCCATCATAAGGCGGTTCAATTTCTTGAAAATGCAAAACGTATGGAAAGGGTATTTCAAGATTATATAGACAGAATGGACGGCAATTGGACAAGCTTTAAAGACACGGGAGAAGAATTTAAGGAAAAGGGCCACGGATATTGTGAAGATATTGATATTTTAGGCAAATCCTCCGTATTTCAGCTTTTAAACACGGCGAAAACTTATCTTGGAAGACGATTTTTTGCAGAAGATCTTTTAAACCCGGAACAAGATTGTAAAGAAATTGATGCAAGGCAGGATGCGGTTATAGAGCTTTCTGAAAACCTTAAATTTGTTACGGAGCTTCAATGTTTTGGAAGCCGTGTCAATAAAGACTTAAACATGAATAATATTATAAATGCTATAAAGGGTGAAAAAGGGCAGAATAAAGCAGGCATTTTAGATTATATAACTTTTGTGCTGCCTGTTTTTACTGTTGTGGTAACTGTTTTTTCCTTCATTCTTAAAAGACCGGAGCTTTATATAGCTTTCTTTGTATTATTTGCAGCCCAGGCGCTTCTTTGGCTTTTCGGGATGATAAAATTATTTTCCTATTTAGGCAGAATAGCCGATGAAAATTATAAAACAAGGCCTTATGTGGAAATGTTTAAATTAATCGAAGGCAGAACATTTGAAAGCCCTCTTTTAAAGAATATAAAAAGCAAATATATCATAGGGGACAAAAAGGCTTCCGATGCCATGGAGGAGCTTAGCCTTATCATAGGGGCCATTAACGTAAAAAGACATGGCATTTTATATTTTGTTCTTAATTTAATGCTTTTATGGGATTATAACTGCGCTTTTGCCCTTAAAAAATGGCGGGTAAAATATGAAAGCCATATAGAAGAGTGGTTCACAGGAATCGGTCATATAGAATCCCTTATGAGCTTTGGCACGCTTAAGCTTATAGAAGAAAAGGTAAGTATTCCTTCAATTAAGGAAGGAAAGAAAATAGTTGCCGAGGAATTAGGACACCCTTTAATAAACGTTAAAGAAAGAGTAAACAATAATGTAAGCCTTGACGATAAAATATTCATTATATCAGGCTCCAATATGTCCGGGAAAACCACCTTTTTACGTACATTAGGGGTGAATATGGTTCTGGGGCTTAATGGGGGCTATGTTTTGGCCTCTCATATGGAGATTCCTGTAATAGGCATTATATCCTCCATGAGAAATATGGATGATTTAGGGGAAGGTACCTCTACTTTTTATGCGGAGCTTAAAAAGATAAAGCAGATATTGGAAGAGGCTGAAAAGGGAAATGTATTATTTCTCATAGATGAAATATTTAAAGGCACCAACTCCACAGATAGGCTAAAAGGAGCGGAAGCCGTAATAAAAAAACTTGATAATTTCTCAGCCATAGGGCTTATAACTACCCACGACCTTGAGCTTTGCAATATAGAAGACGGAAAAAGAATTAAAAATTACAGCTTTAAAGAGTCCTACGAAAGCGGAAGAATTCATTTTGACTACATTCTTCGAGAAGGCAAATCCGAAAGCACCAATGCCAAATATCTTATGGAGATGCTTGGCATCGTATAG
- a CDS encoding GNAT family N-acetyltransferase → MGKQDIKEELLSSVKLPEGILIREFLEEDFPSIQKLCEKEGWLSYVKRAEDTLRAWKNASIGLIALHEGKIVGLVRALTDGEITTYIAEILIENTYRGKGIGKALLDLCQVLYPHTRLDLLSAEKAEGFYESNNFRKMTGFRRSPYE, encoded by the coding sequence ATGGGTAAACAGGATATAAAAGAAGAGCTGCTTTCTTCTGTAAAATTGCCGGAAGGCATTTTAATCCGAGAGTTTCTTGAAGAGGACTTTCCTTCAATTCAAAAATTATGTGAAAAAGAAGGCTGGCTAAGCTATGTAAAAAGGGCAGAGGATACTCTCAGGGCATGGAAAAACGCATCTATCGGCCTTATTGCCCTTCATGAAGGGAAAATAGTTGGCCTTGTCCGTGCCTTGACAGACGGGGAAATTACTACTTATATAGCGGAAATTTTAATTGAAAATACCTATAGGGGAAAAGGTATAGGAAAAGCATTGCTTGATCTATGCCAAGTTCTTTATCCTCATACAAGGCTTGATTTGCTCTCGGCGGAAAAGGCGGAGGGCTTCTATGAAAGCAATAATTTTAGGAAAATGACCGGCTTTAGAAGAAGCCCTTATGAATAA
- a CDS encoding amidohydrolase: MSVSREELKKRACEAIEKNRDKIIEIGDSVFGEPELGYKEFKTAAKVKKVFDELNLQYEDEVAITGIIAPLKGKESKVKVAVMGELDAVVAPGHRCADKATGAAHSCGHNAMVASLMGVTYAFAGTGIMEELSGDIVLMAVPAEEFVELEYRNQLKQEGKIHFFGGKQEFVRLGKMDDIDMMIMQHASSKDARGILGCCGTGSNGFLGKLVRYVGKEAHSGGAPHLGINALNAATLGLTAIHMQRETFQDKDHIRVHPIITKGGDLVNVVPADVRIETYVRGSNMDAIMDANAKVSRALKAGGDAVGAETVITDIPGYLPLVVNNDLFDVMYENMKEVFGEDKVLYEGPAMAGSTDAGDISSIMPAMHSNFFGSEGIAHSSNYEIVDKQTGYIDAAKCMAMTLIDLLYDGAEKAVKVKENFKPLMTKEEYLKDWGKVE; encoded by the coding sequence GTGTCAGTTTCTAGGGAAGAGCTTAAAAAGAGAGCCTGTGAAGCAATTGAGAAAAACCGTGATAAAATCATCGAAATAGGCGACTCTGTTTTCGGCGAGCCAGAGCTTGGCTATAAAGAATTTAAAACAGCAGCAAAAGTGAAAAAGGTTTTTGACGAGCTGAATCTTCAATATGAAGATGAGGTTGCCATAACGGGAATCATCGCTCCCCTTAAAGGCAAGGAATCAAAAGTTAAAGTAGCCGTTATGGGCGAGCTTGATGCAGTTGTTGCTCCGGGCCACAGATGTGCGGACAAGGCTACAGGCGCTGCTCACTCCTGCGGACATAATGCCATGGTAGCCTCTTTAATGGGTGTTACTTACGCTTTTGCAGGCACAGGAATTATGGAAGAGCTTTCAGGTGATATCGTTCTTATGGCTGTTCCGGCTGAGGAATTTGTAGAGCTTGAATACAGAAATCAGCTGAAGCAGGAAGGCAAAATCCATTTCTTCGGCGGCAAGCAGGAATTCGTTCGCCTCGGAAAGATGGACGATATCGATATGATGATTATGCAGCATGCTTCTTCTAAAGACGCAAGGGGAATCTTAGGCTGCTGCGGTACAGGAAGCAACGGCTTCTTAGGTAAGCTTGTACGCTATGTAGGTAAGGAAGCTCATTCCGGCGGCGCTCCCCATCTTGGTATAAACGCCCTTAATGCTGCGACCTTAGGCCTTACAGCAATACATATGCAAAGAGAAACATTCCAGGATAAAGACCATATAAGAGTTCACCCGATTATCACAAAAGGCGGCGATCTTGTTAACGTTGTTCCTGCTGATGTTCGTATTGAAACCTATGTAAGAGGCTCCAATATGGACGCTATTATGGATGCAAACGCTAAGGTTTCAAGAGCATTAAAAGCCGGCGGCGACGCAGTAGGTGCAGAAACTGTAATAACAGACATTCCCGGCTACCTTCCTCTCGTTGTAAATAACGACTTATTTGATGTTATGTACGAAAACATGAAGGAAGTATTCGGAGAGGACAAGGTTCTTTACGAAGGCCCTGCCATGGCAGGCTCCACAGACGCAGGTGATATTTCAAGCATCATGCCTGCAATGCACTCCAATTTCTTTGGCTCTGAAGGAATTGCTCACAGCTCAAACTATGAGATTGTCGATAAGCAGACCGGTTATATTGACGCTGCAAAATGTATGGCTATGACCCTTATCGACCTTCTTTATGACGGAGCTGAAAAAGCAGTTAAAGTGAAAGAAAACTTTAAGCCCCTCATGACAAAAGAAGAATACTTAAAAGATTGGGGAAAAGTTGAGTAA
- the bcp gene encoding thioredoxin-dependent thiol peroxidase, translating into MLEAGVKAPDFTLEDANGNKVSLSDFKGKRVVLYFYPKDNTPGCTRQACAFKNAYDGFKAEDIAVIGISKDSVKSHMNFAEKYELPFIILSDEELTAIKAYDVWQEKKNYGKTYMGVERTTYIIDKDGIIEKVYKRAKPDSNAAEILEYIEKTR; encoded by the coding sequence ATGCTGGAAGCAGGAGTAAAGGCTCCGGATTTTACATTGGAGGATGCCAACGGAAATAAAGTAAGTCTTTCCGACTTTAAAGGAAAACGAGTAGTGCTGTATTTTTATCCCAAGGACAATACCCCCGGCTGTACCAGGCAGGCCTGTGCTTTTAAAAACGCTTATGACGGATTTAAGGCCGAGGACATTGCCGTTATCGGTATCAGCAAGGACAGCGTAAAGAGCCATATGAATTTTGCCGAAAAATATGAGCTTCCCTTTATAATTTTATCCGATGAGGAGCTTACTGCCATAAAGGCCTATGATGTATGGCAGGAAAAGAAAAATTACGGAAAAACTTATATGGGCGTTGAAAGAACGACGTATATTATTGATAAGGACGGAATCATAGAGAAGGTCTACAAAAGGGCCAAGCCTGATTCCAATGCTGCTGAGATACTTGAATATATAGAAAAAACAAGATAG
- a CDS encoding ABC transporter permease — protein MNIVENIYSALSGITSNKMRSLLTMFGIIVGIASVIMIVSVGQGYKESITGQFEEMGLDTLTLSLNSRSEVKIESVDVLTYDDIEAIRKIPGVKAAGASQSMGVGGEAVTTLSGDTRSMMFTGADMEYLNMDNIKLESGRLISAKDVENRASVIIIDADLARDVFGRTDVIGETFEIGLWGITLTPTVIGITKSDSMSQLYSMYGFARGTIPMTYLQDIFGMGESIGEIKVKAENPEDIKILSDNIIRIMELNHGNEDKYRISSVADNLKEADQVIGVFTLFMGIVAGISLLVGGIGVMNIMLVSVTERTREIGIRKSIGATNWNIQFQFLVEAIIITAIGGALGIAFGYLGGMAFAAIAGMVTGSPVTPYISPGIIAMVVAVSAAIGIVFGVYPANKAAKLDPIEALRYE, from the coding sequence ATGAATATAGTTGAAAACATCTATTCGGCTCTTTCCGGCATTACAAGCAATAAAATGCGCTCCTTGCTTACAATGTTCGGAATAATCGTAGGTATAGCCTCCGTTATTATGATTGTAAGCGTAGGGCAAGGGTATAAAGAGTCTATAACAGGCCAGTTTGAAGAAATGGGTCTTGATACATTAACTCTTTCTCTGAATTCCAGAAGCGAAGTAAAAATAGAAAGCGTTGATGTTCTTACTTATGATGATATTGAAGCCATAAGAAAAATTCCCGGCGTTAAAGCCGCAGGCGCGTCTCAGAGTATGGGGGTAGGCGGAGAAGCGGTCACTACCTTAAGCGGAGACACCAGAAGCATGATGTTTACCGGGGCAGATATGGAATACCTGAATATGGATAATATAAAACTTGAATCAGGCAGGCTGATATCCGCCAAGGATGTTGAAAACAGAGCCAGCGTTATCATAATAGATGCGGATTTGGCAAGAGATGTATTCGGAAGGACAGACGTTATAGGAGAAACCTTTGAAATCGGTTTATGGGGGATTACCCTTACACCTACGGTAATCGGCATAACAAAAAGTGACTCTATGAGCCAGCTTTACTCCATGTATGGCTTTGCGAGAGGAACAATTCCCATGACTTATTTACAGGATATTTTCGGAATGGGTGAAAGCATAGGCGAAATAAAGGTAAAAGCTGAAAACCCTGAGGATATAAAAATCCTTTCCGATAATATCATCAGAATCATGGAGCTTAATCATGGCAACGAGGATAAATACAGAATATCTTCCGTTGCAGATAACCTTAAGGAAGCCGATCAGGTTATAGGCGTATTTACCTTATTTATGGGTATCGTTGCAGGCATCAGTCTTCTTGTAGGGGGCATCGGGGTTATGAATATTATGCTTGTTTCCGTTACGGAAAGAACAAGGGAAATTGGCATAAGAAAATCTATAGGTGCAACCAATTGGAATATTCAGTTTCAGTTTCTGGTAGAAGCCATTATAATTACAGCCATAGGAGGCGCATTAGGCATTGCCTTCGGCTATCTTGGCGGTATGGCATTTGCGGCTATTGCCGGCATGGTAACAGGCTCTCCAGTTACGCCTTATATTTCTCCAGGAATTATTGCAATGGTTGTAGCCGTTTCAGCAGCTATAGGAATCGTATTCGGCGTATACCCTGCAAATAAAGCCGCAAAGCTTGACCCAATAGAAGCATTGCGATATGAATAA
- a CDS encoding ABC transporter permease — protein sequence MNIFESISSALKSIYGNKMRSVLTMLGIIIGIGSVIMITSVGQGVKDMVFNSLNNMDKRIIQVYPKSTSSYDDMLDPDDAAAIEKINGISRVTLIRQGVYATVDLLRPDKTKSGSILGADENYGILESAEIQRGRFISQNDVANGSKVAVLQPYVAVQIFGYIDCVGETIELDVWGAKEEYTIIGILKGDTTPSAMDEMGTTPLKSALVTVPYTSLDQYYDNGDSVDFFAVSIDKDRSTQDMSKLITVILDVRHNSTDNYYAESLESGFDQINIILNGITAFIAFVAAISLFVGGVGVMNIMLVSVKERTREIGIRKSLGATEGNIKFQFLLESVTLSLIGGIMGIILGQLLARAAGTFMSNSMNAEIIPSISLINIALACGVSTLVGIAFGVYPAGKAAKLDPIEALRYE from the coding sequence ATGAATATTTTTGAAAGCATATCCTCGGCACTTAAAAGCATCTACGGCAATAAAATGCGTTCGGTGCTTACGATGCTTGGCATCATTATAGGTATCGGCTCCGTTATTATGATAACCTCTGTAGGCCAGGGCGTAAAGGATATGGTATTTAATTCACTTAATAATATGGATAAAAGAATTATACAGGTTTATCCCAAATCCACATCATCTTATGATGATATGCTTGACCCAGACGATGCTGCCGCCATTGAAAAAATTAACGGCATATCAAGGGTTACATTAATAAGGCAGGGAGTATATGCAACAGTAGATCTTCTCAGGCCTGATAAGACAAAAAGCGGTTCCATTCTGGGCGCAGATGAAAATTACGGTATTCTTGAAAGCGCTGAAATTCAAAGGGGCCGTTTCATAAGCCAAAATGACGTGGCAAACGGAAGCAAGGTTGCCGTTTTACAGCCTTATGTGGCCGTTCAGATCTTCGGCTATATAGACTGTGTAGGAGAAACCATAGAATTAGACGTATGGGGCGCAAAAGAAGAATATACTATAATCGGTATTTTAAAAGGGGATACCACCCCAAGCGCCATGGATGAAATGGGCACCACCCCTCTTAAAAGCGCTTTGGTTACAGTTCCTTATACATCTCTTGACCAGTATTACGACAATGGCGACTCGGTGGATTTCTTTGCCGTATCCATAGATAAGGATAGAAGCACTCAGGATATGTCGAAGCTTATAACGGTTATTTTAGATGTGCGCCATAATTCTACGGATAATTATTACGCAGAAAGCCTTGAATCCGGCTTTGACCAAATCAATATTATCTTAAACGGAATAACGGCATTTATAGCATTTGTTGCGGCGATTTCCCTTTTTGTAGGGGGCGTAGGCGTTATGAACATTATGCTTGTATCCGTAAAGGAAAGAACAAGAGAAATCGGTATAAGAAAATCCTTAGGTGCTACCGAAGGAAATATAAAATTCCAGTTTCTTCTTGAATCTGTAACACTGTCTCTCATAGGCGGTATCATGGGCATTATTCTCGGCCAGCTTCTCGCAAGAGCTGCCGGAACATTTATGAGCAACAGCATGAATGCGGAAATAATCCCCTCAATATCCCTGATAAATATTGCATTGGCCTGCGGGGTTTCAACTTTGGTAGGAATCGCCTTCGGTGTATACCCGGCAGGAAAGGCCGCCAAGCTTGACCCAATAGAAGCGCTCAGATACGAGTAA
- a CDS encoding ABC transporter ATP-binding protein: MIIDVKALHKVYRNGKIEVEALKGINFSVDKKEFVSIMGASGSGKSTLMNILGCLDSVTAGEYILDGENVAGLKTNHLATIRNKKIGFVFQSFNLLPKLSSLQNVELPMIYAGVKKSERREAAMSALEKVGLSDRAKHKPNELSGGQRQRVAIARALVNRPAILLADEPTGNLDSKSSVEIMDIFQQLNRDGATIVMVTHEREIANFSNRIITFKDGYLISDEKVENPTQAGRDN, translated from the coding sequence GTGATAATAGATGTTAAGGCGCTTCACAAGGTATATAGGAACGGAAAAATAGAAGTTGAAGCCCTTAAGGGCATTAATTTCAGCGTAGATAAAAAGGAGTTTGTATCTATCATGGGGGCCTCCGGTTCAGGAAAATCAACCCTTATGAATATTTTAGGCTGCCTTGATTCCGTAACTGCCGGAGAGTATATACTGGACGGGGAAAATGTGGCGGGATTAAAAACAAACCATCTTGCCACCATCAGAAATAAAAAAATAGGCTTCGTATTTCAGTCTTTTAATCTTCTGCCAAAGCTCAGTTCTCTGCAAAATGTAGAACTTCCCATGATTTATGCCGGGGTTAAAAAGAGTGAAAGAAGAGAAGCGGCAATGTCCGCTCTTGAAAAGGTAGGCCTTAGTGACAGGGCAAAGCATAAACCCAACGAGCTTTCCGGCGGGCAAAGACAGAGGGTTGCCATTGCAAGGGCTCTTGTCAATAGACCTGCAATCCTTCTTGCCGACGAGCCTACGGGAAACTTAGATTCAAAATCCAGCGTGGAAATTATGGATATATTCCAGCAGCTTAATAGAGACGGGGCAACCATTGTTATGGTTACCCATGAGAGGGAAATCGCCAATTTTTCCAACAGGATCATAACCTTTAAAGACGGATATTTAATAAGCGATGAAAAGGTAGAGAACCCCACCCAAGCGGGGAGGGATAATTAA
- a CDS encoding efflux RND transporter periplasmic adaptor subunit has translation MKKKKILIIGLVSVAAIAAVYMGSQYLKSKVSNIGFPVQVETVSRDTITTTVSAKGEVSLLNSELIFANTNAEVEEVLVEKNDMVKKGDVLLRYKEKSREKIENQLREAELNLKSAEISLNQETIPASETDLENARMSIKSAEDKIKDQEYAIDRLERDLKDQEKAVEDAKKTVENTKLLYEAGAASKDELTTAEDALKTAENLLVSKKNDYAQNVQTMESLRDNLTYQNNLYNQLVNKNSTQQSKNTVAQRQISVEQMRLRVDELRKDLADFQYEIISPIDGTVTELNISKGAITPTDKALMEISNIEDFVVKVNVNERNAAKIATGQVAEIKGSVLGDERASGKITKIGYIAEQKQSSSGGMETVIPVEITVDPSEASKLLKPGFSLEAIITTQVKENVVALPILSTLKESNGDNFVYVVKEDNTLEKRIVTLGVYSDMTVEAEGVSEGETIVAQPTFDMHDGMKITPISANAEAEGDQPEAEGEGK, from the coding sequence ATGAAAAAGAAAAAAATCCTAATAATCGGCTTGGTTTCGGTTGCCGCTATAGCGGCCGTTTATATGGGCAGCCAATATCTGAAATCCAAGGTTTCAAATATAGGCTTTCCGGTTCAGGTCGAAACTGTTTCAAGAGATACGATTACAACTACCGTATCTGCTAAAGGAGAGGTGTCTCTTTTAAACAGCGAGCTTATTTTTGCCAACACAAATGCTGAGGTTGAGGAGGTGCTGGTGGAAAAAAATGATATGGTTAAAAAAGGCGATGTTCTTCTGAGATATAAAGAAAAAAGCAGAGAAAAAATCGAAAACCAGTTAAGAGAAGCCGAGCTTAACCTTAAAAGCGCAGAAATTTCACTGAATCAGGAAACCATTCCGGCATCTGAAACCGACCTTGAAAACGCAAGAATGTCTATAAAATCCGCAGAGGATAAAATAAAGGATCAGGAATATGCAATAGACAGACTTGAAAGAGATTTAAAGGATCAGGAGAAGGCCGTAGAAGACGCTAAAAAGACGGTGGAAAATACAAAGCTCCTTTATGAAGCAGGGGCAGCAAGCAAAGATGAGCTTACGACAGCCGAAGATGCCCTGAAAACTGCTGAAAACCTTCTTGTATCCAAGAAAAATGACTATGCTCAAAATGTTCAGACCATGGAAAGCTTAAGGGATAACCTTACATACCAGAATAATTTATATAACCAGCTTGTGAACAAAAATTCAACCCAGCAGTCTAAAAACACTGTTGCTCAAAGGCAGATTTCCGTAGAGCAGATGAGATTAAGAGTGGATGAGCTTAGAAAAGACCTTGCCGATTTTCAGTATGAAATTATAAGCCCTATTGACGGAACCGTAACAGAGCTTAATATTTCTAAAGGTGCAATAACCCCTACGGATAAGGCCCTTATGGAAATATCCAATATTGAGGATTTCGTTGTTAAGGTCAATGTAAACGAAAGAAATGCGGCAAAAATCGCAACAGGCCAGGTCGCTGAAATCAAAGGCTCTGTTTTAGGTGATGAAAGGGCCTCCGGTAAAATTACGAAAATAGGCTATATTGCAGAGCAGAAGCAAAGCTCCTCAGGGGGAATGGAAACAGTAATCCCTGTTGAAATAACCGTAGACCCATCGGAAGCTTCAAAGCTTTTAAAGCCTGGATTTTCTCTTGAAGCTATCATTACAACTCAGGTTAAAGAAAACGTAGTTGCTCTTCCTATTTTATCAACATTAAAAGAAAGCAACGGAGATAATTTTGTTTATGTAGTAAAAGAAGATAATACCCTTGAAAAAAGGATCGTGACTCTTGGCGTTTATTCGGATATGACGGTGGAGGCCGAAGGCGTTTCAGAAGGGGAAACAATCGTTGCCCAGCCTACCTTCGACATGCATGACGGAATGAAAATAACACCGATTTCCGCAAATGCCGAGGCAGAAGGGGATCAGCCGGAAGCTGAAGGTGAGGGCAAGTGA